A single genomic interval of Littorina saxatilis isolate snail1 linkage group LG17, US_GU_Lsax_2.0, whole genome shotgun sequence harbors:
- the LOC138951681 gene encoding protein yippee-like 5, giving the protein MGRIFLQHIGGTRVFSCASCDTQLTNRSELISTRFTGATGRAFLFNRVVNLNYSEVQDRVMLTGRHMVRDVTCKKCEAKLGWIYEFATEENQRYKEGRVILERALVTESEGFDDQQGQNQNDS; this is encoded by the exons ATGGGGCGCATCTTTCTCCAGCACATTGGTGGCACCCGGGTGTTCTCCTGTGCCAGCTGTGACACCCAGCTCACTAATCGCTCAGAGTTGATATCCACCCGCTTCACTG GGGCGACAGGGAGAGCCTTTCTCTTCAACCGTGTGGTCAACCTTAACTACAGTGAGGTCCAGGACCGCGTCATGCTGACCGGACGACACATGGTGCGAGACGTCACCTGCAAAAAGTGCGAGGCTAAGCTAGGCTGGATCTATGAGTTCGCCACTGAGGAGAACCAACGATACAAGGAGGGGAGAGTCATTCTCGAACGGGCCCTGGTGACGGAAAGCGAGGGTTTTGATGACCAGCAGGGACAAAACCAAAACGACAGTTGA